In one window of Comamonas testosteroni DNA:
- a CDS encoding GntR family transcriptional regulator, which produces MPSPQNTAPDNNASHSGGAGVSTPAFSPLYQQIKGLILQSLEAGEWRPGELIPSEMELAARFKVSQGTVRKAIDELAAENLVMRRQGKGTFVATHAAQQVQYRFLNLRPDAGDLQGEGRAERHILECRRLRAPAEVARALALRTGDAVMHVRRTLSFAAIPTILEDIWLPGNAFKGLTAEQMSSYQGPTYAMFELVYGVRMVRADEKIRAVLPDAEQAQLLNIPSTTPLLSVERTAYTYNDVPMELRRGLYRTDTHHYRNALN; this is translated from the coding sequence ATGCCCAGCCCCCAAAACACAGCCCCGGACAACAACGCCAGCCATAGCGGTGGTGCCGGCGTCTCCACCCCAGCCTTCAGCCCTCTGTACCAGCAGATCAAGGGCCTGATCCTGCAAAGCCTGGAAGCTGGCGAATGGCGCCCCGGAGAACTGATCCCCAGTGAAATGGAGCTGGCAGCCCGCTTCAAGGTCAGCCAGGGCACGGTGCGCAAGGCAATCGATGAACTGGCCGCCGAAAATCTGGTCATGCGCCGTCAGGGCAAGGGCACGTTTGTGGCCACTCACGCCGCCCAGCAGGTGCAGTACCGCTTCCTGAATCTGCGCCCCGATGCCGGCGACCTGCAGGGCGAAGGCCGCGCAGAGCGCCACATCCTCGAGTGCCGCCGCCTGCGCGCGCCCGCCGAAGTGGCCCGCGCCCTGGCCCTGCGCACCGGCGACGCCGTGATGCATGTGCGCCGCACCCTGTCCTTTGCCGCAATCCCGACCATTTTGGAGGACATCTGGCTGCCTGGCAACGCCTTCAAGGGGCTGACGGCCGAGCAGATGTCCAGCTACCAGGGCCCCACCTACGCCATGTTCGAGCTGGTCTATGGCGTGCGCATGGTGCGGGCCGACGAGAAAATTCGCGCCGTTCTGCCCGATGCCGAGCAAGCCCAGCTGCTGAACATCCCCAGCACCACGCCGCTGCTCAGCGTGGAGCGAACTGCTTACACCTACAACGATGTTCCCATGGAGTTACGGCGCGGCCTGTACCGCACCGACACCCATCATTACCGCAATGCTTTGAACTGA
- a CDS encoding helix-turn-helix domain-containing protein has translation MTSSTAPSSFHAAHEPPGARAPFGDHLRHWRQHRRLSQQGLALEAEISTRHLSYVETGRAQPSREMVLRLAERLSVPLRERNALLVAAGFAPMYQARPLNHPDLAAARQAVELVLKGHEPNPALAVDRHWSLVAANAVVPLLLDGVAPWLLEPPVNVLRLSLHPEGLGARLVNAGQWRAHLLHRLQQQIAATADSELQRLHDELAAYPFAEDKGSPPPSPIAVPFELHTDLGTLSFISTITIFGTPVDVTLQELAVESFFPANAETQAALLQLQQRRRAA, from the coding sequence ATGACCTCCAGCACCGCCCCCTCTTCTTTTCATGCCGCTCATGAGCCTCCCGGCGCACGCGCACCGTTCGGCGACCACCTGCGCCACTGGCGCCAGCACCGCCGGCTGAGCCAGCAAGGGCTGGCACTGGAGGCCGAGATCTCGACACGCCACCTGAGCTATGTGGAAACAGGCCGCGCCCAACCCAGCCGCGAGATGGTGCTGCGCCTGGCCGAGCGCCTGTCGGTGCCGCTGCGCGAGCGCAATGCACTACTGGTAGCGGCAGGTTTTGCCCCCATGTACCAGGCCCGCCCGCTGAACCACCCCGATCTGGCGGCCGCGCGCCAGGCCGTCGAGCTGGTGCTCAAGGGGCACGAGCCCAACCCGGCGCTGGCCGTGGACAGACACTGGAGCCTGGTGGCCGCCAATGCCGTCGTGCCGCTGCTGCTGGACGGCGTGGCCCCCTGGCTGCTGGAGCCGCCCGTGAATGTGCTGCGCCTGAGCCTGCACCCCGAGGGGCTGGGAGCGCGCCTGGTCAATGCCGGCCAATGGCGCGCCCATCTGCTGCATCGCCTGCAGCAGCAGATCGCCGCCACGGCAGACAGCGAGCTGCAGAGGCTTCATGACGAGCTCGCAGCCTACCCGTTCGCCGAGGACAAGGGCTCCCCGCCGCCCAGCCCCATCGCCGTCCCCTTTGAACTGCACACCGATCTGGGCACACTGAGCTTCATCAGCACCATCACCATCTTCGGCACGCCCGTGGACGTGACGCTGCAGGAGCTGGCCGTCGAATCCTTCTTCCCGGCGAATGCCGAGACCCAGGCGGCGCTGCTGCAGTTGCAGCAGCGCCGCCGAGCCGCCTGA
- a CDS encoding HpcH/HpaI aldolase/citrate lyase family protein, with the protein MTKELVHPATVLLDAQGGAQRLPVCDHYSGVEARMRKSLQLQAEMMQEFGTCVFDVTLDCEDGAPVGQEAGHARLVVELANGAAQGARVAARVHAVEHAHFQADMDIIAGGAADKLCHIMIPKVESVDDVIKAEAALQRATDKRVPLHVLIESPAAVQQAFDIAAHPAVQSISFGLMDFVSAHGGAIPASAMTAQGQFEHPLVVRAKLEIAAACHAHGKVPSHCVVTEFKNPEALGACAQKASRELGYTRMWSIHPDQIRPILRAFAPAEDEVLQAAQILTSAEVQNWAPISFGGVLHDRASYRYFWQLLERAHQTGQVLPVEAQPWFAPASIR; encoded by the coding sequence ATGACGAAAGAACTGGTTCACCCCGCCACCGTGCTGCTAGATGCCCAGGGTGGCGCTCAGCGTCTGCCCGTCTGCGATCACTACAGCGGCGTGGAAGCGCGCATGCGCAAAAGCCTGCAGTTGCAGGCCGAGATGATGCAGGAGTTCGGCACCTGCGTGTTCGATGTGACGCTGGACTGCGAGGACGGAGCGCCTGTCGGCCAGGAGGCCGGGCATGCGCGTCTGGTCGTCGAGCTGGCGAACGGCGCTGCTCAAGGCGCGCGTGTGGCGGCCCGGGTGCATGCGGTGGAGCATGCACATTTCCAGGCAGACATGGACATCATTGCCGGCGGCGCTGCTGACAAGCTCTGCCACATCATGATTCCCAAGGTGGAGTCGGTCGATGACGTCATCAAGGCCGAAGCAGCCCTGCAACGCGCAACAGACAAGCGTGTGCCGCTGCATGTCTTGATTGAGTCTCCTGCTGCCGTGCAGCAGGCCTTCGACATCGCCGCACATCCGGCCGTGCAGAGCATCTCCTTCGGACTGATGGATTTTGTCTCGGCCCATGGCGGCGCCATCCCCGCGTCCGCCATGACGGCGCAGGGCCAGTTCGAGCATCCGCTGGTCGTTCGCGCCAAGCTGGAGATCGCGGCAGCCTGCCATGCCCACGGCAAGGTGCCTTCGCACTGCGTGGTTACGGAATTCAAGAATCCTGAAGCTTTGGGTGCTTGTGCGCAAAAAGCCTCGCGTGAGCTTGGCTACACACGCATGTGGAGCATTCATCCTGACCAGATTCGCCCGATTTTGCGTGCATTTGCGCCAGCCGAAGACGAAGTTCTGCAGGCGGCACAAATACTTACCTCTGCAGAGGTGCAGAATTGGGCGCCCATCAGTTTTGGTGGTGTACTACACGACCGCGCGAGCTACCGCTATTTTTGGCAGTTGCTGGAGCGCGCTCACCAGACGGGGCAGGTCTTGCCGGTTGAAGCTCAACCCTGGTTTGCCCCGGCCTCAATCCGTTGA
- the tam gene encoding trans-aconitate 2-methyltransferase — MQDWNPALYLRFANERTRPAAELLARVPSSLHSPARSLRIVDLGCGPGNSTELLVERFPGADVLGVDNSEAMLETARKQLPQARFEAGDIASWAPAEGEPAPDLIYANASIQWVGEHESLIPRLFSLLAPGGVLAIQMPDNRQEPSHRNMREVAQLPRFAAHIGDASKVRTEILPIGVYYDLLAAPQPAAPMNEAASVDVWHTIYQHPMDSAAAIVQWLSSTGLKPFVEGLPQQLQAEYLSEYQSRIDAAYPERADGRRLLAFPRLFMVAQRKS; from the coding sequence ATGCAAGACTGGAACCCTGCGCTGTATCTGCGCTTTGCCAATGAGCGCACGCGCCCTGCGGCAGAACTGCTGGCAAGAGTACCTTCCAGCTTGCATTCACCCGCTCGCAGCCTCCGCATCGTGGATCTGGGCTGCGGGCCGGGCAACTCCACCGAACTTCTGGTGGAGCGTTTTCCCGGCGCCGATGTGCTCGGCGTCGACAATTCCGAAGCCATGCTGGAGACTGCGCGAAAGCAGTTGCCACAGGCCAGGTTCGAGGCCGGTGATATTGCCTCCTGGGCACCTGCTGAAGGTGAGCCAGCACCTGATTTGATCTATGCGAATGCCTCCATCCAGTGGGTGGGCGAGCATGAGAGCCTGATTCCCCGTCTGTTTTCGCTGCTGGCACCCGGTGGCGTGCTGGCCATACAGATGCCTGACAACCGTCAGGAACCCTCGCACCGAAACATGCGCGAAGTCGCGCAGCTGCCCCGGTTTGCCGCGCACATCGGGGATGCGAGCAAGGTGCGTACCGAGATTTTGCCCATAGGGGTCTATTACGACCTGCTGGCAGCGCCCCAGCCGGCGGCTCCCATGAATGAGGCCGCGAGCGTGGATGTGTGGCACACCATCTACCAGCACCCCATGGACTCGGCCGCAGCGATTGTGCAGTGGCTCAGCAGCACGGGCCTCAAGCCTTTCGTGGAAGGTTTGCCCCAGCAGCTGCAAGCCGAGTATCTGAGCGAGTATCAAAGCCGCATCGATGCGGCTTATCCGGAGCGAGCCGACGGCAGGCGTCTGCTGGCTTTCCCCCGACTTTTCATGGTGGCTCAGCGCAAGTCATGA
- the sdhC gene encoding succinate dehydrogenase, cytochrome b556 subunit, which produces MTEQKAKQRPEFRNINFFSDLPTYRLPLAGIVSILHRVSGLLMAILLPFIIWMFDNSISSEISFDSFTSVFAGPFGWFAKLVCLALIWAYLHHFCAGVRHLVMDVNHHAVNKQTGKSTAAVVLCISVALTVVLGAKLFGLY; this is translated from the coding sequence ATGACAGAGCAAAAAGCAAAACAGCGGCCAGAGTTCCGCAATATCAACTTCTTCTCGGACCTACCGACCTATCGTCTGCCCCTGGCAGGCATCGTGTCCATCCTGCACCGCGTCAGCGGCCTGCTGATGGCGATCCTGCTGCCGTTCATCATCTGGATGTTCGACAACTCGATCTCGTCGGAAATTTCGTTTGATTCCTTCACGTCGGTATTCGCAGGTCCCTTTGGCTGGTTTGCCAAGCTCGTCTGCCTGGCACTGATCTGGGCCTATCTGCACCACTTCTGCGCAGGTGTCCGCCATCTGGTGATGGACGTGAACCACCATGCCGTGAACAAGCAGACCGGCAAGTCCACCGCCGCAGTCGTGCTGTGCATCAGCGTTGCCCTGACCGTGGTGCTTGGCGCCAAGCTGTTCGGCCTGTACTGA
- the sdhD gene encoding succinate dehydrogenase, hydrophobic membrane anchor protein — MSVNYGSKRTVVGAHYGTRDFLAQRSTAVLMALYTVVLLVRFLTVGGPVGYEQWAGIFAPQWMKFLTLALFVALGWHAWIGVRDIWMDYVKPVGLRLALQVVTIVWLVGCIGWGIQVLWRL, encoded by the coding sequence ATGTCCGTGAATTACGGCTCCAAGCGTACTGTTGTCGGTGCGCACTATGGCACCCGCGACTTTCTGGCCCAACGCTCTACTGCCGTCCTGATGGCTCTGTACACCGTTGTGCTGCTGGTGCGCTTTCTGACGGTCGGCGGCCCTGTGGGCTACGAGCAGTGGGCCGGCATTTTTGCTCCCCAGTGGATGAAGTTTCTGACCCTGGCCCTCTTCGTGGCTCTGGGCTGGCATGCCTGGATCGGCGTGCGTGACATCTGGATGGACTACGTCAAGCCTGTGGGCCTGCGCCTTGCACTGCAAGTGGTCACCATTGTCTGGCTGGTCGGCTGCATCGGCTGGGGCATCCAGGTTCTGTGGCGTCTCTGA
- the acnB gene encoding bifunctional aconitate hydratase 2/2-methylisocitrate dehydratase: MLKAYRDHVAERAALGIPPLPLDAKQVADLIELIKNPPAGEDAFLMDLLTHRVPPGVDDAAKVKASFLAAVAHGDLKVGLISKAKATELLGTMVGGYNVHPLIELLDDAEVAGVAADALKKTLLMFDFFNDVADKAKAGNAKAKEVMQSWADAEWFTSRPKVEEKITVTVFKVPGETNTDDLSPAPDAWSRPDIPLHYLAMLKNTRPDAAFKPEEDGKRGPMQFIEDLKKKGHLVAYVGDVVGTGSSRKSATNSIIWATGMDIPFVPNKRFGGVTLGGKIAPIFFNTQEDSGALPIEVDVSKLEMGDVIDVYPYAGKIEKNGAKIADFQLKSDVLLDEVQAGGRINLIIGRSLTAKAREALGLPASNEFRLPQAPAASNAGFTLAQKMVGRAVGLPEGQGVRPGTYCEPRMTTVGSQDTTGPMTRDELKDLACLGFSADMVMQSFCHTAAYPKPVDVKTHRELPNFISNRGGVALRPGDGVIHSWLNRLLLPDTVGTGGDSHTRFPIGISFPAGSGLVAFGAATGVMPLDMPESILVRFKGEMQPGVTLRDLVHAIPLYAIKAGLLTVAKAGKINEFSGRILEIEGLPNLKVEQAFELSDASAERSAAGCTIKLNPEPVKEYLTSNVVLMKNMIADGYADAKTLQRRIEKVEAWLAKPDLLEADANAEYAHVIEIDMSDIKEPIVCCPNDPDDAKTLSDVAGAKIDEAFIGSCMTNIGHFRAAAKLLGGQRDIPVKLWVAPPTKMDQDELIKEGHYSAFGTAGARTEMPGCSLCMGNQAQVREGATVISTSTRNFPNRLGKNTNVYLGSAELAAIASRLGYLPSKEEYLKEMGVIDADKASVYRYMNFNEIAEYAEVAAKI, encoded by the coding sequence ATGTTGAAAGCCTACCGTGACCATGTGGCAGAACGCGCCGCACTGGGCATCCCCCCGCTGCCTCTGGATGCCAAGCAGGTCGCCGACCTGATCGAGCTGATCAAGAACCCACCCGCCGGTGAAGACGCATTCCTGATGGATCTGCTGACTCATCGCGTGCCGCCGGGTGTGGATGATGCAGCCAAGGTCAAGGCTTCCTTCCTGGCTGCCGTGGCTCACGGCGACCTGAAGGTGGGTCTCATCTCCAAGGCCAAGGCCACCGAGCTGCTGGGCACCATGGTGGGTGGCTACAACGTGCACCCCCTGATCGAGCTGCTGGACGATGCCGAAGTGGCCGGCGTGGCTGCCGACGCGCTGAAGAAGACATTGCTGATGTTCGACTTCTTCAACGACGTGGCCGACAAGGCCAAGGCCGGCAATGCCAAGGCCAAGGAAGTGATGCAAAGCTGGGCCGATGCCGAGTGGTTCACTTCGCGTCCCAAGGTCGAGGAAAAGATCACCGTCACCGTCTTCAAGGTGCCTGGCGAGACCAACACCGACGACCTGTCGCCCGCTCCTGACGCCTGGAGCCGTCCCGACATTCCTCTGCACTACCTGGCCATGCTCAAGAACACGCGTCCCGACGCGGCGTTCAAGCCCGAAGAAGACGGCAAGCGCGGCCCCATGCAGTTCATCGAAGACCTGAAGAAGAAGGGCCACCTGGTTGCCTACGTGGGTGACGTGGTCGGTACCGGGTCATCCCGCAAGTCCGCCACCAACTCCATCATCTGGGCTACCGGCATGGACATCCCCTTTGTGCCTAACAAGCGCTTTGGTGGTGTGACCCTGGGCGGCAAGATCGCTCCCATCTTCTTCAACACGCAAGAAGACTCCGGCGCTCTGCCCATCGAAGTCGATGTCTCCAAGCTGGAAATGGGCGACGTGATCGACGTCTATCCCTACGCTGGCAAGATCGAAAAGAACGGCGCCAAGATCGCTGACTTCCAACTGAAGTCCGATGTGCTGCTGGATGAAGTGCAAGCCGGTGGCCGTATCAACCTGATCATCGGCCGCTCGCTGACAGCCAAGGCTCGCGAAGCCCTGGGTCTGCCCGCATCCAACGAATTCCGTCTGCCCCAGGCTCCTGCCGCTTCCAACGCTGGCTTTACGCTGGCTCAGAAGATGGTTGGCCGTGCCGTGGGTCTGCCAGAAGGCCAGGGCGTGCGCCCCGGTACTTACTGCGAACCCCGCATGACCACCGTTGGCTCGCAAGACACCACCGGCCCCATGACCCGTGACGAGCTCAAGGATCTGGCTTGCCTGGGCTTCTCCGCCGACATGGTGATGCAGTCCTTCTGCCACACAGCGGCTTACCCCAAGCCCGTGGACGTGAAGACTCACCGCGAACTGCCCAACTTCATCAGCAACCGCGGCGGCGTGGCCCTGCGTCCTGGCGACGGTGTGATCCACAGCTGGCTCAACCGCCTGCTGCTGCCCGATACCGTCGGTACCGGCGGTGACTCGCACACCCGCTTCCCTATTGGTATCTCCTTCCCCGCTGGCTCCGGTCTGGTGGCCTTCGGCGCCGCTACCGGCGTGATGCCTCTGGACATGCCCGAATCGATCCTGGTGCGCTTCAAGGGTGAAATGCAGCCTGGCGTGACCCTGCGCGATCTGGTGCACGCGATTCCTCTGTACGCCATCAAGGCCGGTCTGCTGACCGTGGCCAAGGCCGGCAAGATCAACGAATTCTCGGGTCGCATCCTGGAAATCGAAGGCCTGCCCAACCTGAAGGTCGAGCAAGCGTTTGAGTTGTCCGACGCGTCCGCTGAACGTTCCGCTGCCGGTTGCACGATCAAGCTGAACCCCGAGCCCGTCAAGGAATACCTGACCTCGAACGTCGTTCTGATGAAGAACATGATCGCCGACGGTTACGCCGACGCCAAGACGCTGCAGCGCCGCATCGAGAAGGTCGAAGCCTGGCTGGCCAAGCCCGATCTGCTGGAAGCCGACGCCAACGCCGAGTACGCCCATGTCATCGAGATCGACATGAGCGACATCAAGGAACCCATCGTCTGCTGCCCCAACGATCCTGATGACGCCAAGACCTTGTCGGACGTGGCCGGTGCCAAGATCGACGAAGCCTTCATCGGCTCCTGCATGACCAATATCGGTCACTTCCGCGCCGCAGCCAAGCTGCTGGGCGGCCAGCGCGACATCCCCGTCAAGCTGTGGGTGGCTCCTCCCACCAAGATGGACCAGGACGAGCTGATCAAGGAAGGTCACTACTCTGCCTTTGGTACTGCCGGTGCCCGTACCGAAATGCCCGGCTGCTCGCTGTGCATGGGTAACCAGGCTCAAGTGCGTGAAGGTGCGACTGTCATCTCGACTTCCACTCGTAACTTCCCCAACCGTCTGGGCAAGAACACCAATGTGTATCTGGGCTCGGCCGAGCTGGCAGCCATCGCTTCGCGTCTGGGTTACCTGCCTTCCAAGGAAGAGTACCTGAAGGAAATGGGCGTGATCGATGCCGACAAGGCCTCCGTCTACCGCTACATGAACTTCAACGAAATCGCCGAGTACGCTGAAGTGGCCGCCAAGATCTAA
- the sdhA gene encoding succinate dehydrogenase flavoprotein subunit: MSYSKANITKRKFDVVIVGAGGSGLRAALELSRAGLSVASLSKVFPTRSHTVAAQGGVSASLGNMSEDNWHYHFYDTIKGSDWLGDQDAIEFMCREAPNVVIELEHFGMPFDRNADGTIYQRPFGGHTANYGEKPVQRACAAADRTGHAMLHTLYQQNVKSKTNFFVEWMALDLIRNTQGDVVGVTALELETGDLYELHAKAVLLATGGAGRIFQASTNAFINTGDGLGMAARAGIPLQDMEFWQFHPTGVAGAGVLLTEGCRGEGAILLNSEGERFMERYAPTLKDLAPRDFVSRSMDQEIKEGRGCGPNKDYILMKLDHLGAETIRKRLPSVEEIGHNFANVDITKEPIPVVPTIHYQMGGIPTNINGQVVVWDGQQNNVVGGLYAVGECSCVSVHGANRLGTNSLLDLLVFGKSAGKHIVEFVNGFGAHHEVPADGAERTLARLNQLQDSKDGTYAQDVAGEIRQSMQTHAGVFRTQKSMDEGVEKINAIRDKVGSVTLKDKSMVWNTARMEALEVDNLIEVAQATMTSAAARKECRGAHTVYDYEHPADHAEFPLGRNDKEWLKHTLWDSATNSLSYKPVNLKPLTVASVPPKVRTF; encoded by the coding sequence ATGAGCTACTCCAAAGCAAATATCACCAAGCGCAAGTTTGACGTCGTGATCGTCGGTGCCGGCGGCTCCGGCCTGCGCGCTGCGCTGGAACTGTCGCGCGCCGGTCTGTCCGTCGCCTCGCTGTCCAAGGTTTTCCCCACTCGCTCGCACACTGTGGCCGCCCAGGGCGGCGTGTCCGCTTCGCTGGGCAACATGAGCGAAGACAACTGGCACTATCACTTCTACGACACCATCAAGGGCTCCGACTGGCTGGGCGACCAGGACGCCATCGAGTTCATGTGCCGTGAAGCGCCGAACGTCGTGATCGAGCTCGAGCACTTCGGCATGCCTTTCGACCGCAATGCCGACGGCACCATCTACCAGCGTCCCTTCGGCGGCCACACCGCCAACTACGGCGAAAAGCCCGTGCAACGCGCCTGCGCAGCGGCCGACCGTACCGGTCACGCCATGCTGCACACGCTGTACCAGCAGAACGTCAAATCCAAGACCAACTTCTTCGTGGAGTGGATGGCGCTGGACCTGATCCGCAACACCCAGGGCGATGTGGTCGGCGTGACCGCACTGGAGCTGGAAACCGGCGATCTGTACGAGCTGCACGCCAAGGCCGTGCTGCTGGCTACCGGCGGTGCCGGCCGTATCTTCCAGGCGTCGACCAACGCCTTCATCAACACCGGTGACGGCCTGGGCATGGCTGCTCGCGCCGGCATTCCTCTGCAGGACATGGAGTTCTGGCAGTTCCACCCCACCGGCGTGGCCGGTGCCGGCGTGCTGCTGACCGAAGGCTGCCGCGGTGAAGGCGCCATTTTGCTCAACAGCGAAGGCGAGCGCTTCATGGAGCGTTACGCTCCCACGCTGAAGGATCTGGCACCACGTGACTTCGTGTCGCGTTCGATGGACCAGGAAATCAAGGAAGGTCGCGGCTGCGGTCCGAACAAGGACTACATCCTGATGAAGCTGGACCATCTGGGTGCCGAAACCATCCGCAAGCGTCTGCCTTCCGTGGAAGAAATCGGCCACAACTTCGCCAACGTGGACATCACCAAGGAACCCATCCCCGTGGTTCCCACCATCCACTACCAGATGGGCGGCATCCCGACCAACATCAACGGTCAGGTCGTGGTCTGGGACGGTCAGCAGAACAACGTGGTGGGCGGCCTCTACGCCGTGGGCGAATGCTCGTGCGTGTCCGTGCACGGCGCCAACCGCCTGGGCACCAACTCGCTGCTGGATCTGCTGGTCTTCGGCAAGTCTGCCGGCAAGCACATCGTGGAATTCGTCAACGGCTTCGGCGCTCACCACGAAGTGCCCGCCGACGGCGCCGAGCGCACCCTGGCGCGCCTCAACCAGCTGCAGGACTCCAAGGACGGCACCTACGCCCAGGACGTCGCCGGCGAGATCCGCCAATCCATGCAGACCCACGCTGGCGTGTTCCGCACGCAAAAGAGCATGGACGAAGGCGTGGAGAAGATCAACGCGATCCGCGACAAGGTCGGCTCCGTGACCCTGAAGGACAAGTCCATGGTGTGGAACACCGCCCGCATGGAAGCCCTGGAAGTGGACAACCTGATCGAAGTGGCGCAAGCCACCATGACCTCGGCCGCAGCCCGCAAGGAATGCCGTGGCGCACACACCGTGTACGACTACGAGCACCCTGCCGACCACGCCGAATTCCCGCTGGGCCGCAACGACAAGGAATGGCTCAAGCACACCCTGTGGGACAGCGCCACCAACAGCCTGTCCTACAAGCCTGTGAACCTCAAGCCCCTGACCGTTGCCAGCGTTCCTCCCAAGGTCCGCACGTTCTAA
- a CDS encoding succinate dehydrogenase iron-sulfur subunit, with product MKRTFKIYRYDPDKDAKPYMQTVQVELDGHERMLLDALVKLKAMDPSIAFRRSCREGVCGSDAMNINGKNGLACLTNMNTLKGDIVLKPLPGLPVIRDLIVDMTQFFKQYHSIKPYLQSDVYASPSKERLQSPEEREELNGLYECILCASCSTSCPSFWWNPDKFVGPAGLLQAYRFIADSRDTATGERLDNLEDPYRLFRCHTIMNCVDVCPKHLNPTAAIGKIKELMVRRTV from the coding sequence ATGAAGCGCACATTCAAAATCTACCGCTACGATCCGGACAAAGACGCCAAGCCCTACATGCAAACCGTGCAAGTGGAGCTGGACGGTCACGAGCGCATGCTGCTGGACGCCCTGGTCAAGCTCAAGGCCATGGACCCCTCCATCGCCTTCCGTCGCTCCTGCCGTGAAGGCGTGTGCGGCTCCGACGCCATGAACATCAACGGCAAGAACGGTCTGGCCTGCCTGACGAACATGAACACCCTCAAGGGCGACATCGTTCTCAAGCCCCTGCCCGGCCTGCCCGTCATCCGCGATCTGATCGTGGACATGACCCAGTTCTTCAAGCAGTACCACTCGATCAAGCCCTACCTGCAAAGCGATGTCTACGCCTCGCCCAGCAAGGAGCGCCTGCAGTCGCCCGAAGAGCGCGAAGAGCTCAACGGCCTGTACGAGTGCATTCTGTGCGCCAGCTGCTCCACCAGCTGCCCCTCGTTCTGGTGGAACCCCGACAAGTTCGTGGGCCCGGCCGGTCTGCTGCAGGCTTACCGCTTCATCGCGGACAGCCGCGACACAGCCACGGGCGAGCGCCTTGACAATCTGGAAGATCCTTACCGCCTCTTCCGCTGCCACACCATCATGAACTGCGTGGACGTGTGCCCCAAGCACCTGAACCCCACCGCAGCCATTGGCAAGATCAAGGAGCTGATGGTTCGTCGAACCGTCTGA
- a CDS encoding malate dehydrogenase, with protein MSKKPVRVAVTGAAGQIGYALLFRIASGEMLGKDQPVILQLLEIPDEKAQNALKGVIMELEDCAFPLLAGIEAHADPMTAFKDTDYALLVGARPRGPGMERADLLAANAQIFTAQGKALNAVASRNVKVLVVGNPANTNAYIAMKSAPDLPAKNFTAMLRLDHNRAASQLAAKGGFKVGDIRKLTVWGNHSPTMYADYRFATVDGKSVKEAINDQEWNANVFLPTVGKRGAAIIAARGLSSAASAANAAIDHMRDWALGSNGEWVTMGVPSNGEYGIPAGIVFGFPVTTTADGEYKIVEGLEIDAFSQECINKTLAELQGEQDGVKHLL; from the coding sequence ATGAGCAAGAAGCCCGTCCGTGTCGCCGTTACCGGCGCAGCTGGCCAAATCGGTTACGCCCTGTTGTTCCGCATCGCCTCCGGCGAAATGCTGGGTAAAGATCAGCCCGTTATTCTGCAACTGCTGGAAATCCCCGACGAAAAGGCTCAAAACGCTCTGAAGGGCGTGATCATGGAGCTGGAAGACTGCGCCTTCCCCCTGCTGGCCGGCATCGAAGCCCACGCAGACCCCATGACCGCCTTCAAGGACACCGACTACGCTTTGCTGGTGGGCGCCCGTCCCCGTGGCCCCGGCATGGAACGTGCTGACCTGCTGGCTGCCAACGCCCAGATCTTCACCGCCCAGGGCAAGGCTCTGAACGCCGTGGCTTCACGCAATGTCAAGGTTCTGGTGGTAGGCAACCCCGCCAACACCAACGCCTACATCGCCATGAAGTCGGCTCCCGATCTGCCCGCCAAGAACTTCACCGCCATGCTGCGCCTGGACCACAACCGCGCTGCTTCCCAGTTGGCTGCCAAGGGCGGCTTCAAGGTTGGCGACATCCGCAAGCTGACCGTGTGGGGCAACCACTCGCCCACCATGTACGCCGACTACCGCTTCGCCACCGTGGACGGCAAGTCCGTGAAGGAAGCCATCAACGACCAGGAATGGAATGCCAACGTGTTCCTGCCCACCGTGGGCAAGCGCGGCGCCGCCATCATCGCTGCTCGCGGCCTGTCGTCGGCTGCTTCGGCTGCCAACGCTGCCATCGACCACATGCGTGACTGGGCCCTGGGCTCCAACGGCGAATGGGTCACCATGGGCGTGCCTTCCAACGGCGAGTACGGCATTCCCGCCGGTATCGTGTTCGGTTTCCCCGTGACCACCACGGCTGACGGCGAATACAAGATCGTCGAAGGTCTGGAAATCGATGCCTTCTCGCAAGAGTGCATCAACAAGACTCTGGCTGAGCTGCAAGGCGAGCAAGACGGCGTCAAGCACCTGCTGTAA